In Janthinobacterium rivuli, a single genomic region encodes these proteins:
- a CDS encoding FecR domain-containing protein, translated as MSAAASPSPPLSRKVARQAVEWYLLEQSGQATPDDLAASAQWRARDPEHARAWNRVRQVSQTANLLPPELAVPVLRRPQRRVAVQVLLALMAAPAAWLLVRHEMLADYRSGVGERREVSLPDGGTLVLNTDSAVDVAYGAGERLLTLRRGEVLVQTRPDHAGSRPFIVATCHGRIRALGTRFTVRVDDDASRVTVLEHAVEITPRAPSATVRTLMAGQHSRFDASHAGLPTPAPLQADAWAHGMLAAQDMRLDAFAFELSRYRPGLLRVEPQVAGLRLSGAFQLDDTDAVLDSLARMLPVDVLYRTPYWVTLAARKK; from the coding sequence ATGAGCGCGGCCGCTTCGCCATCTCCGCCGCTGTCGCGCAAGGTGGCGCGCCAGGCCGTCGAATGGTATTTATTGGAGCAGTCGGGTCAGGCCACGCCGGACGACCTGGCCGCCAGCGCCCAGTGGCGCGCACGCGACCCGGAACATGCGCGCGCCTGGAACAGGGTACGGCAGGTGAGCCAGACGGCGAATTTGCTGCCGCCGGAGCTGGCCGTGCCCGTGCTGCGCCGGCCGCAACGCCGCGTGGCCGTGCAGGTATTGCTGGCGCTGATGGCGGCGCCCGCCGCCTGGCTGCTGGTGCGCCACGAGATGCTGGCTGATTACCGCAGCGGCGTGGGCGAACGGCGCGAGGTGTCCCTGCCCGATGGCGGCACCCTGGTGCTCAACACGGACAGCGCCGTCGACGTGGCGTATGGCGCCGGTGAACGCCTGCTGACCCTGCGCCGCGGCGAAGTGCTGGTGCAGACGCGCCCCGACCATGCGGGCAGCCGCCCCTTCATCGTCGCCACCTGCCATGGCCGCATCCGCGCGCTGGGCACGCGCTTCACCGTGCGCGTCGACGACGACGCCAGCCGCGTGACGGTGCTCGAACACGCGGTGGAAATCACGCCGCGCGCGCCGTCGGCCACCGTCCGCACGCTGATGGCGGGTCAGCACAGCCGCTTCGACGCCAGCCACGCCGGCCTGCCCACGCCGGCCCCGCTGCAAGCCGATGCATGGGCACACGGCATGCTGGCGGCGCAGGACATGCGCCTCGACGCCTTCGCTTTTGAGCTGTCACGCTACCGTCCCGGCCTGCTGCGCGTGGAACCGCAAGTGGCGGGCTTGCGCCTGTCGGGCGCCTTCCAGCTCGACGACACGGACGCCGTGCTGGACAGCCTGGCGCGCATGCTGCCCGTCGATGTGCTGTACCGCACCCCGTACTGGGTCACTCTCGCGGCCCGCAAAAAATAA
- a CDS encoding putative bifunctional diguanylate cyclase/phosphodiesterase, with the protein MTALLLALCLTLAVVLSVLLACQWQAARTWRLRHATGVVLQAAQAQRMAEALALLHALPAAVVGTDHAGVVRYLNPRASAMGGRLGDDGLGQPVTQLLPLFHDGTSVDAARQVRDCVARQEVLEVARGAVLLRHLDGKRIDVQYSCAPLAQGGAVLLLHDVSARRRAEQQLEFIAHHDGLTGLPNRLHFQIRFEHGIAYARRHQALLAVLFVDIDRFKSINDSLGHDVGDQVLTEFARRVQQCVRKVDTVARQGGDEFIILLTELRTAHDAERVAEKIVGAIAAPFVIGEYSLSVAASVGVALYPDDDDDVNALIEKADLAMYAAKRHAPGTCLRYAPRMQTQSYSRTILETALRHALERNEFALYYQPRMDLRTRTITGVKALLRWKHPELGLMMPLDFLPVLEESALILPVGAWVMATAVEQARSWIVQGQRLTVSVSLSARQFYQRDIARNFGAALEAAGVPGHCIELEIAAGILIDRNQNCELILRQFRQLGMAIAISDFGTGDASLNYLKRFPTDAVKIEKCFVDDVGKPGGDGAMVRAIVAMARTLGLRTIAGGVESGEQLELLAEMGCDEAFGYYLGRAMAPEGIEALLKSSEAVQN; encoded by the coding sequence ATGACGGCGCTGCTGCTGGCGCTGTGCCTGACCCTCGCCGTGGTGCTGAGCGTGCTGCTGGCCTGCCAGTGGCAGGCGGCGCGCACGTGGCGCCTGCGCCATGCGACGGGCGTGGTGCTGCAGGCGGCGCAGGCGCAACGCATGGCAGAGGCGCTGGCGCTGCTGCACGCATTGCCGGCGGCCGTCGTCGGCACCGATCACGCTGGCGTGGTGCGCTACCTGAATCCCCGCGCCAGCGCCATGGGCGGTCGGCTGGGCGACGATGGCCTGGGCCAGCCCGTGACGCAGCTGCTGCCGCTATTTCACGATGGCACGTCAGTCGATGCGGCGCGCCAGGTGCGCGATTGCGTGGCGCGGCAGGAAGTGCTGGAAGTGGCGCGCGGCGCCGTGCTGCTGCGCCACCTTGACGGCAAGCGCATCGACGTGCAGTACAGCTGCGCGCCGCTGGCGCAGGGCGGCGCGGTGCTGCTGCTGCACGATGTGTCGGCGCGCCGGCGCGCCGAGCAGCAGCTGGAATTCATCGCCCACCACGATGGCTTGACGGGGCTGCCGAACCGGCTGCATTTCCAGATCCGCTTCGAGCACGGCATCGCCTACGCGCGCCGCCACCAGGCATTGCTGGCCGTGCTGTTCGTCGATATCGACCGCTTCAAATCCATTAACGACAGTCTGGGGCACGACGTGGGCGACCAGGTGCTGACGGAGTTCGCGCGCCGGGTGCAGCAGTGCGTGCGCAAGGTCGACACGGTGGCGCGCCAGGGCGGCGACGAATTCATCATCCTGCTGACGGAACTGCGCACGGCGCACGATGCCGAGCGGGTGGCCGAGAAAATCGTCGGCGCCATCGCCGCGCCCTTCGTCATTGGCGAATACAGCCTGTCGGTGGCGGCCAGCGTGGGCGTGGCCCTGTACCCGGACGACGACGACGACGTCAATGCGCTGATCGAAAAGGCCGACCTGGCCATGTATGCGGCCAAGCGCCACGCGCCCGGTACCTGCCTGCGCTACGCGCCGCGCATGCAGACGCAGTCGTATTCGCGCACCATCCTCGAGACGGCCTTGCGCCACGCGCTCGAACGCAACGAGTTCGCGTTGTATTACCAGCCGCGCATGGACTTGAGGACGCGCACGATCACGGGCGTGAAAGCGCTGCTGCGCTGGAAGCACCCGGAACTGGGCCTGATGATGCCGCTCGATTTCCTGCCGGTGCTGGAAGAAAGCGCCCTGATCCTGCCGGTGGGAGCGTGGGTGATGGCCACGGCGGTGGAACAGGCACGCAGCTGGATTGTGCAGGGGCAGAGGCTGACGGTGTCCGTCAGCCTGTCGGCGCGCCAGTTCTACCAGCGCGATATCGCACGCAATTTCGGCGCCGCGCTGGAGGCGGCCGGCGTGCCGGGCCATTGCATCGAACTGGAAATCGCTGCCGGCATCCTGATCGACCGCAACCAGAACTGCGAACTGATACTGCGCCAGTTCCGCCAGCTGGGCATGGCGATCGCCATCAGCGATTTCGGCACGGGCGACGCTTCGCTCAACTACCTGAAACGCTTTCCCACGGATGCCGTGAAGATTGAAAAGTGTTTTGTCGACGACGTGGGCAAGCCGGGCGGCGACGGCGCCATGGTGCGCGCCATCGTGGCGATGGCGCGCACCTTGGGACTGCGCACCATCGCCGGCGGCGTGGAAAGCGGCGAGCAGCTGGAACTGCTGGCCGAGATGGGCTGCGACGAGGCGTTTGGCTACTACCTGGGCCGCGCCATGGCGCCCGAGGGCATCGAGGCGCTGCTCAAAAGCAGCGAAGCCGTTCAGAACTGA
- a CDS encoding TonB-dependent siderophore receptor, whose protein sequence is MHPPRLTPLARAIGSAVILLSLAQAPAMAADATAPAAAQTAFHVPAGELSAAIAGFAIEAKVSVGAAAELLQGVRTPGLSGSYTVPQALARLLAGTGLEALPSGERSYVLRKAGAASPAAPIAATLGEVAISSSALRDGTTEGKRGYAGLTSATRLNLSLRETPQAVSVITRQQIEDQGLRTLQDVLVQAPGITVDHSSSTREYDQVFSRGFEVTSYMFDGIPTSKSLEARTYDMAIYDRVEIIRGATGLISGTGSPSAAVNLVRKRPGRSFAATAGAQLGSWDRYRIEGDVSMPLTADGKVRARLVAAHEDQRSFIDRYQQKKDVLYAIVEADLTPSTVLGAGINYQQEKLKGAGREFPMFYADGSQTHFPRSMNGTAAWSTYDREQSMLFATLDHYFDNDWIARVAVSRSSNQYDALQGFSGDGYPDRVTGGGMKLWLANWHSKPQQTSLDAYVSGPFQAFGRQHELVLGVSASELKTNSPLYPNWRLDGYDHTVPDIHAWNGAMPVPDYSGTRRGSSYDKERESGLYSTLRLRPTDALSVIFGARLSYWKRDIRSDFFNGTDLYDAMRENGKITPYAGLVYDLGRHWSAYASYTSIFTPQSQRDVNSRFLAPLEGKNYEVGAKGEFFGGKLTTSAALFQLKQENLAEADPGNVWIIGTGGGSYAYHTVKGATTRGFEAEVSGQLRPDWQLTASYAYSRIRNAAGARIQTNQPQSMAKLWTTWRLAQGVPGLVLGGGVNWQSDIYMDDRGPNGERFTQKAYAVAGLMAQYQVSKQLVATLNVNNVFDKQYYSTGMGGYYGDPRNAMLSLRYQF, encoded by the coding sequence ATGCACCCACCCCGTTTGACTCCCCTCGCGCGCGCCATCGGCAGCGCCGTGATCCTGCTGTCGCTGGCGCAGGCGCCGGCCATGGCCGCCGATGCCACCGCGCCAGCCGCCGCGCAAACGGCGTTCCACGTGCCGGCGGGCGAGCTGTCCGCCGCCATCGCCGGCTTTGCCATCGAAGCAAAAGTGAGCGTGGGCGCCGCGGCCGAACTGCTGCAAGGCGTGCGCACGCCTGGCCTGAGCGGCAGCTACACGGTGCCGCAGGCGCTGGCCCGCCTGCTGGCCGGCACGGGCCTGGAAGCGCTGCCCAGCGGGGAACGCAGCTACGTGCTGCGCAAGGCGGGTGCGGCCTCGCCCGCCGCGCCGATCGCCGCCACCTTGGGCGAAGTCGCCATCAGCTCCAGCGCCCTGCGCGACGGCACCACGGAAGGCAAGCGCGGCTACGCGGGCCTGACCAGCGCCACGCGCCTGAACCTGTCGCTGCGCGAAACACCGCAGGCGGTCAGCGTCATCACGCGCCAGCAGATCGAGGACCAGGGCTTGCGCACCTTGCAGGACGTGCTGGTGCAGGCACCCGGCATCACGGTCGACCATTCCTCGAGCACGCGCGAATACGACCAGGTGTTTTCACGCGGCTTCGAAGTCACCTCGTACATGTTCGACGGCATCCCGACCAGCAAGAGCCTGGAAGCGCGCACCTACGACATGGCGATCTACGATCGCGTCGAAATCATCCGCGGCGCGACGGGCCTGATCAGCGGCACGGGCAGCCCGTCGGCCGCCGTCAACCTGGTGCGCAAACGTCCGGGCCGCAGCTTTGCCGCCACGGCCGGCGCGCAGCTCGGTTCGTGGGACCGCTACCGCATCGAAGGCGATGTCTCGATGCCCTTGACGGCGGACGGCAAGGTGCGTGCGCGTCTCGTCGCAGCGCATGAAGACCAGCGCTCGTTCATCGACCGCTACCAGCAGAAAAAGGATGTGCTGTACGCCATCGTCGAAGCGGATCTGACGCCATCGACGGTGCTTGGCGCCGGCATCAACTACCAGCAGGAAAAGCTGAAAGGCGCGGGGCGTGAATTCCCCATGTTCTACGCCGACGGCTCGCAGACGCATTTCCCCCGCTCGATGAACGGCACGGCGGCGTGGAGCACGTATGACCGCGAACAGAGCATGCTGTTCGCCACGCTCGACCATTATTTCGACAACGACTGGATCGCCAGGGTGGCCGTGAGCCGCAGCAGCAACCAGTACGACGCCTTGCAGGGCTTTTCCGGCGACGGCTACCCGGACCGCGTGACGGGCGGCGGCATGAAGCTGTGGCTGGCCAACTGGCACAGCAAGCCGCAACAGACCTCGCTCGACGCCTATGTCAGCGGCCCGTTCCAGGCCTTCGGCCGCCAGCACGAACTGGTGCTGGGCGTGAGCGCTTCGGAACTCAAGACGAATAGCCCCCTCTATCCGAACTGGCGCCTCGATGGCTATGACCATACGGTGCCGGATATTCACGCCTGGAACGGCGCCATGCCGGTGCCCGACTACAGCGGCACGCGCCGGGGCAGCTCGTACGACAAGGAGCGCGAAAGCGGCCTGTATTCGACCTTGCGCCTGCGCCCGACGGACGCGCTGTCGGTGATTTTTGGCGCGCGCCTGTCGTACTGGAAGCGCGACATTCGCAGCGATTTTTTCAACGGCACGGACCTGTATGACGCCATGCGCGAAAACGGCAAGATCACGCCGTATGCGGGCCTGGTCTACGACCTGGGCCGGCACTGGTCGGCCTATGCCAGCTACACCAGCATCTTCACGCCGCAAAGCCAGCGCGACGTCAACAGCCGCTTCCTGGCGCCGCTGGAAGGCAAGAACTACGAAGTGGGCGCGAAGGGCGAATTTTTCGGCGGCAAGCTCACCACCAGCGCCGCGCTCTTCCAGCTGAAGCAGGAAAACCTGGCCGAAGCCGATCCTGGCAATGTCTGGATCATCGGCACGGGCGGCGGTTCCTACGCCTACCACACGGTCAAGGGTGCCACCACGCGTGGATTCGAGGCGGAAGTGTCGGGCCAGCTGCGCCCCGACTGGCAACTGACGGCCAGCTATGCCTATAGCCGCATCCGCAACGCGGCCGGCGCACGCATCCAGACCAACCAGCCGCAAAGCATGGCCAAGCTGTGGACCACCTGGCGCCTGGCGCAAGGCGTGCCGGGCCTGGTGCTGGGCGGCGGCGTGAACTGGCAAAGCGATATCTACATGGATGACCGCGGGCCGAACGGCGAACGCTTCACGCAGAAGGCATATGCGGTGGCGGGATTGATGGCGCAGTACCAGGTCAGCAAGCAACTGGTGGCGACCCTGAATGTCAACAATGTCTTCGACAAGCAGTACTACTCGACGGGCATGGGCGGCTACTACGGCGATCCGCGCAACGCCATGCTGTCGCTGCGCTATCAGTTCTGA
- a CDS encoding methyl-accepting chemotaxis protein — translation MQLANLKISIRLGLLGAFFFLALVFVGARGWSALDAASARSADAMQRSVALTEAVDAARGAQVEFKIQVQEWKNILLRGGDAAAFQRYREAFVASGAQTRKELKSLQAMMAALQLDTTPVEHALQAHDALGVSYLAALQKFDGARADSAHTVDALVKGMDREPTRQIDAIVAAIGKQSHALMEQMKEQDAAAHRSASIAMLATVLVTLVVGTVTVWWLIRSITVPLGAAVGIAQQVAAGDLRAVVADGSRDEIGDLLRALKAMSGNLAAIVGRVRTGTDAIATASAEIASGNMDLSSRTEEQASSLEETAASMIELTSTVRQNNDNADQARQLAGGAADVAQRGGEAVAQVVQTMSHINASSKRIVDIIAVIDGIAFQTNILALNAAVEAARAGEQGRGFAVVATEVRNLAHRSSAAAMEIKQLIGASVRTVEEGSVLAGQAGRTMDDVVSSVQRVNAIIGEIAVASVEQRDGIEQISIAISQMDGVTQQNAALVEQAAAAADALQQQAASLADAVSIFKLHAAPALAPAAELKPGRLALA, via the coding sequence ATGCAACTTGCGAATCTGAAAATCTCCATCCGCCTGGGTCTGTTGGGCGCCTTCTTCTTTCTTGCGCTGGTGTTCGTTGGCGCGCGTGGCTGGAGCGCGCTCGACGCGGCCAGTGCGCGCAGCGCGGACGCCATGCAGCGTTCCGTCGCCCTGACGGAGGCGGTCGACGCGGCGCGCGGCGCGCAAGTGGAATTCAAGATCCAGGTGCAGGAATGGAAAAACATCCTGCTGCGCGGCGGCGATGCTGCCGCCTTCCAGCGCTACCGCGAAGCGTTTGTCGCCAGCGGCGCGCAGACGCGCAAGGAATTGAAAAGCCTGCAGGCGATGATGGCCGCGCTGCAGCTCGACACGACACCCGTGGAGCATGCGCTGCAGGCGCACGACGCGTTGGGCGTGAGCTACCTGGCGGCGCTGCAAAAGTTTGATGGCGCGCGCGCCGACAGTGCCCACACTGTCGATGCGCTGGTCAAGGGCATGGACCGTGAACCGACGCGCCAGATCGACGCCATCGTCGCCGCCATCGGCAAGCAGTCGCACGCCCTGATGGAGCAGATGAAGGAGCAGGATGCGGCCGCGCACCGCAGCGCCAGCATCGCCATGCTGGCCACCGTGCTGGTGACCCTGGTCGTCGGTACTGTCACCGTGTGGTGGCTGATCCGCAGTATCACGGTGCCGCTGGGCGCTGCCGTCGGCATCGCCCAGCAAGTGGCGGCCGGCGACTTGCGCGCCGTGGTGGCCGATGGCAGCCGCGATGAAATCGGCGACCTGCTGCGCGCCTTGAAAGCGATGAGCGGCAACCTGGCCGCCATCGTGGGACGGGTGCGCACCGGCACGGACGCCATCGCCACGGCGTCCGCTGAAATCGCCAGCGGCAATATGGACCTGTCGTCGCGCACGGAGGAGCAAGCCAGCTCGCTGGAAGAGACGGCCGCCTCGATGATCGAGCTGACGTCCACCGTGCGGCAGAATAACGACAACGCGGACCAGGCGCGCCAGCTGGCCGGCGGCGCGGCCGACGTGGCGCAGCGCGGTGGCGAGGCCGTGGCGCAGGTGGTGCAGACCATGAGCCATATCAATGCCTCGTCCAAGCGCATCGTCGACATCATCGCCGTCATCGACGGCATCGCCTTCCAGACGAATATCCTGGCCCTGAATGCGGCCGTGGAAGCGGCGCGCGCGGGCGAGCAGGGACGCGGCTTTGCCGTCGTGGCCACCGAAGTGCGCAACCTGGCGCATAGGTCAAGCGCGGCGGCCATGGAAATCAAGCAGTTGATCGGCGCATCCGTGCGCACGGTGGAAGAGGGCAGCGTGCTGGCTGGCCAGGCGGGGCGCACGATGGACGACGTGGTGAGCAGCGTGCAGCGCGTGAACGCCATCATCGGCGAAATCGCCGTGGCCAGCGTGGAACAGCGCGACGGCATCGAGCAGATCAGTATCGCCATCAGCCAGATGGATGGCGTGACGCAGCAGAACGCGGCCTTGGTGGAGCAGGCCGCCGCCGCCGCGGACGCGCTGCAGCAGCAGGCGGCCAGCCTGGCCGACGCCGTCAGCATCTTCAAGCTGCATGCGGCGCCGGCACTGGCGCCGGCAGCGGAACTGAAACCGGGCCGGCTGGCGCTGGCTTAG
- a CDS encoding TonB-dependent siderophore receptor has translation MTNHSAQRKAAALAPTLMAAAILGTLGAPAHGQAQQQEQNLPEVRVNAQAASATTEGSGSYTSGSMTAATRLNLSMRETPQSVSVVTRQQMDDMNIRSVEDIANITPGLSLNKGATERASFYSRGFSISNFTEDGLTMSADGDTLGFATLAMYDRVEILRGAAGMMNGVGNPSGTMNFVRKRPTAQNEVSLTGSIGRYHDYRGEVDARGALNQAGSLRGRAVAAYQDTDTFISNYRHKRALLYATADADLSRDTTLSVGFHVNDERNPGSTWYGLPTALDGSFLPLDRSASNAPDWTFWNKKNTRLFAELEHRLGNGWKVKLAAQALQDELDSVVTGIARVPKTNLFRLSAANAFVYDRQQRIVDAQAAGPFSLLGRRHEIVFGASYRTRDTEDKGYKSVPDYSYTFNPVNWDTGAPVKPAIGTFYYGQDSKTKQTGVYTTARFSLADPLALLVGGRVDWYDYRAINTFTGARSGYKVSREVTPYAGLVYDIDARHSLYGSWTSIFNPQSAVDRHGVLLDPVTGINMEAGVKGEYFGGALNASAAVFRIVQKNLATALPLTQCGPGLLSCSEAAGEVRSDGFELSVSGALTPRWQMSAGFTYNTAEYAKAQGSNAAGARYAAERPSRLLRLSTSYRLSDAWRVGGALRAQNQIYKTNSAIRQGGYAVADLNAGWQVNGQLDVRLSVTNVFDRSYYQAISSIDSGNAFGDPRSAVLTAKYTF, from the coding sequence ATGACAAACCACAGCGCACAGCGAAAGGCCGCCGCATTGGCGCCGACCCTCATGGCCGCGGCCATTCTCGGCACCTTGGGTGCACCGGCCCATGGCCAGGCGCAGCAGCAGGAACAGAATCTGCCCGAGGTGCGCGTCAACGCGCAGGCCGCCTCCGCCACCACCGAAGGCAGCGGCTCCTACACCAGCGGCAGCATGACCGCGGCCACACGCCTGAACCTGTCCATGCGCGAGACGCCGCAATCGGTCAGCGTCGTCACGCGCCAGCAAATGGACGACATGAATATCCGCTCGGTCGAGGACATCGCCAATATCACGCCGGGTCTGAGCCTGAACAAGGGCGCCACCGAGCGCGCCAGCTTTTATTCGCGCGGTTTCTCGATCAGCAATTTCACGGAAGACGGCCTGACCATGTCGGCCGACGGCGACACCCTGGGTTTCGCCACTCTGGCCATGTACGACCGGGTCGAAATCCTGCGCGGCGCGGCCGGCATGATGAATGGCGTGGGCAACCCGTCGGGCACGATGAATTTCGTGCGCAAGCGCCCTACGGCGCAGAACGAAGTGTCGCTTACGGGCAGCATCGGCCGCTACCACGACTACCGCGGCGAAGTCGATGCGCGCGGCGCGCTGAACCAGGCGGGCAGCCTGCGCGGGCGCGCCGTGGCCGCCTACCAGGATACCGACACGTTCATCTCGAACTACCGCCACAAGCGCGCCCTGCTCTACGCCACCGCCGACGCCGACCTGTCGCGCGACACGACCCTGAGCGTGGGCTTCCACGTCAACGACGAGCGCAATCCCGGCTCCACGTGGTACGGCTTGCCGACGGCGCTCGATGGCAGTTTCCTGCCGCTCGACCGCTCGGCCAGCAACGCGCCCGACTGGACCTTCTGGAACAAGAAAAACACGCGCCTGTTCGCCGAACTCGAACACCGGTTGGGCAACGGCTGGAAGGTAAAACTGGCGGCGCAGGCGCTGCAGGACGAACTCGACTCCGTCGTCACGGGCATCGCCCGCGTGCCGAAGACGAATCTGTTCCGCCTCAGCGCGGCCAACGCCTTTGTCTACGACCGCCAGCAACGCATTGTCGATGCGCAGGCAGCCGGTCCTTTCAGCCTGCTGGGCCGCCGCCATGAAATCGTCTTCGGCGCCAGCTACCGCACGCGCGATACCGAGGACAAGGGCTACAAGTCGGTGCCCGACTACAGCTATACCTTCAACCCCGTGAACTGGGATACGGGCGCGCCCGTGAAACCGGCGATCGGCACCTTCTACTATGGCCAGGACAGCAAGACGAAGCAGACGGGCGTCTACACGACGGCCCGCTTCAGCCTGGCCGATCCGCTGGCCCTGCTGGTGGGCGGCCGCGTCGACTGGTACGACTACCGCGCCATCAATACGTTTACGGGGGCGCGCTCCGGCTACAAGGTGAGCCGGGAAGTCACGCCATATGCGGGCCTGGTGTACGACATCGACGCCCGCCATTCGCTGTACGGCAGCTGGACCAGCATCTTCAATCCGCAAAGCGCCGTCGACAGGCATGGCGTGCTGCTCGATCCCGTCACGGGCATCAACATGGAAGCGGGCGTGAAGGGCGAATACTTCGGCGGCGCGCTGAACGCCTCGGCGGCCGTGTTCCGCATCGTGCAAAAGAACCTGGCGACAGCGCTGCCGCTGACGCAGTGCGGCCCCGGCCTGCTGTCGTGTTCCGAGGCGGCCGGTGAAGTACGCAGCGATGGGTTCGAGCTGAGCGTGTCCGGCGCGTTGACGCCGCGCTGGCAGATGAGCGCGGGCTTTACCTACAACACGGCCGAGTACGCCAAGGCACAGGGCAGCAATGCCGCAGGCGCACGCTATGCGGCCGAGCGCCCCAGCCGCCTGTTGCGCCTGTCCACCAGCTATCGCCTGTCCGATGCGTGGCGCGTCGGCGGCGCGCTGCGGGCGCAGAACCAGATCTACAAGACCAACAGCGCCATCCGCCAGGGCGGCTACGCGGTGGCCGACCTGAACGCGGGCTGGCAAGTGAACGGCCAGCTCGACGTGCGCCTGAGCGTGACCAACGTCTTCGATCGCAGCTACTACCAGGCCATCAGCAGCATCGACAGCGGCAATGCATTCGGCGATCCGCGCAGCGCCGTGCTGACGGCGAAGTACACGTTCTAA
- a CDS encoding sigma-70 family RNA polymerase sigma factor: MPPLLSTQLESHYRAHHGWLVHWLQRRLGNAAEAADLMQDTYTRLLAGAPMQPQTPALRAPKAYLATVAKHLLINHLRRQSLELAWADALAALPEQHMPSTERRVEILQALQAVDAMLDGLKPKVRAVFILAQIEGHAYADIAAQLGIGERSVKRYMAEALTECVLLAQDLPA; the protein is encoded by the coding sequence ATGCCACCCCTGCTGTCCACGCAGCTGGAAAGCCATTACCGCGCACACCACGGCTGGCTGGTGCACTGGTTGCAACGGCGCCTGGGCAATGCCGCCGAGGCCGCCGACCTGATGCAGGACACCTACACGCGCCTGCTGGCCGGCGCGCCCATGCAGCCGCAAACGCCGGCCCTGCGCGCACCCAAGGCTTACCTGGCGACCGTCGCCAAGCACCTGCTGATCAACCACCTGCGCCGCCAGTCGCTGGAACTCGCGTGGGCCGATGCGCTGGCCGCCCTACCCGAACAGCATATGCCATCGACCGAGCGGCGCGTGGAAATCCTGCAGGCGCTGCAAGCCGTCGATGCCATGCTCGATGGCCTGAAACCGAAGGTGCGCGCCGTCTTCATCCTGGCGCAGATCGAAGGCCATGCCTATGCGGACATCGCCGCGCAGCTGGGCATCGGCGAACGCTCCGTGAAGCGCTACATGGCCGAGGCGCTGACCGAATGCGTGCTGCTGGCGCAGGACTTGCCGGCATGA